The window GCAGCAGAAGAATCCCGGGACCATGCACAGCGTCACAACCAACACCGAACCGTAAGCCAACCGCAGCACCCAACCACCCCAGGGGACCTAGCCGCCAACCGCCCTAAACCACGCCCGGTGAGGGCAAACGAAAGGGGCCCGGCCGGCCAATGCCGGTCCGAGCCCCATCGTTGGTCTTGACGGAGTCAGCCAATCTTGGCCAGGACATCCCTGGCACTCAGGATTAGATAGTCGTCACCGTCGATTGTGACTTCGGTGCCACCGTACTTGGAGTAGATGACGCGGTCATCAACGGAAACATCCACTGGAACGCGGTTGCCATTGTCGTCGAACCGACCTGGGCCGACGGCCACAACCTCGCCCTGTTGGGGCTTCTCCTTGGCGGTGTCCGGAATGACCAGACCGGACGCTGTTGTTGTTTCTGCCTCGACCGGACGAACAACAATCCGGTCTTCAAGCGGCTGAATGGAGACCGACACTGCGGACCTCCCCTTCGCAAGGTAGATGGGAAACGGACTTCGCCCACTAGTTCTTCTAGGTCCATGCCGTCGCGGTGCCATGGATCAGCGCCCCAGGTGGGCGGTTGGCCTCGCGGCCAACCGGGGATAAGACTAAGCGTTCGATTAGCACTCGGTCAAGGCGAGTGCCAGCCGTGTCAGTTTGACCGCCCCCCTGGCACCGTCCAACGCCACTTCCGGCCGGCGCCCAAGACACCAACCAGCACGTCACGCCCACCCAAGCCAGCCAAACCCGGGCCGTTCCAACGACACGAGGGACGGCATCGGGCGCGGGGCCAATCGCCAGTGGCATAGGCTTGGAAACCACCAGATGCGATCTCCAAGCAAAGGATCGAGCATGACGGCATTAGTGCTGGGGGACGCCCTAATTGACCTTGTGCCCGCGACCAAGCAGGGCGGGGCGGTCAAGGCACTGCCCGGAGGATCCCCGCTCAACGTCGCCGTTGGCCTTGGGCGGCTGGGACGGCCCACCTACCTCGGTGCTTGGATTGGGCCAGACCCCCACGGCCAGCTAATCAAAGATCACCTGGCCCAGTCCGGCGTTGGCCTGCTGCCCGGTTCGACCAAGGCGCCGCGCACCTCGACCGCCCAAGTTGAGCTGGATCCAGACGGCCAGGCCAGCTACCGTTTTGACTTCGCTTGGAGCATGCCGGCCATCCCCACCGCCCTGCGGCCCCGCGTTATCCACACCGGCTCTATGGGAGCAACCGAAAGGCCGGGCGCCACCCAGGTGCTGGACTTGTTCTCGGCCAACCCGGCCGGGTCGACTTTGAGCTTCGATCCCAACATCCGGCCGGCCATTATGGGTCCGGCCGACCAATTGCGACCCCGGATCGAGGCCATGGTTGAGCTCGCTGACCTGGTCAAGGCCTCTGACGAGGACTTGGCTTACCTCTACCCCGAACTCGACCCGGTGGCTGCGGCCAAGCGCTGGGCCACGGCCGGTCCAGCCTTGGTCTGCCTAACTGAGGGCGCCGGGGGGGCGCGGCTGTGGACCGCCAGTGGCGCCGAGATCGCCCAACCGGCCCCTGCCACCGAGGTGGTCGACACCGTTGGCGCCGGCGATTCGTTTACCGCCGGTTTGCTCGACCAGCTTTGGCACCTTGGACTGCTGGGACGGGCGCACCGGTCCCAACTGAGGCACATTTCAGCTGAGGCCGCCGCCAAAGCGTTGGACCACGCCAGCCAGGCCGCCGCTGTGACGGTCTCGCGGGCGGGGGCGGACCCGCCGTGGAGCCGTGAATTAGGCTAGGCCCATGCGTTTGGCCGATGCCGAAGCCTTGGCCTCCCCGCCAGGTCGCCTATTACTAGCCTCGCTGCCCGAATACCAGGCCGACTTGGCCGTCAAGATCAGTGATGGGCTTAGGGCTCGCGGCATAGACCCGGGTTTGGTGGCGGCGGCCTTGACACAATCTCGACTACGGGCCAAAGCCCAGGCCAAGTTTGGCGATTTCGCCAACAACCTGCTCTTCACCGACACCGGGCTGCAGCAAGCCACCAGGCTCAATGTCGCCGCCCACCGGGCCGGGCGCTACCGGGCGGCCGGGGCTGAGGTTGTCGTTGACCTTTGTTGCGGCATAGGCGCTGACTCGCTGGCCATGGCGGTCCTAGGCCTGTCAGTTCGGGCCTACGAACGCGACCCGGTGACGGCCAGACTGGCCCGGGCAAATCTGTCAGGTTTCGAGGACTGTTCAGTCAGCTGTGGCGACGGTATGGCCGCTGATCTGGCGGGGGTTGAAGCGGTCTTTGCTGATCCAGCCCGGCGGCGCGGCGCGGGCCAAGGTCAGGGCCGGGTTTTCGACCCAGCGGCTTACAGCCCGGCTTTGGACCAGGTCTTGGCCCTGGCTTTGGACCGGGACTTGGCTCTGGGCGTGAAACTGTCCCCCGGGCTGCCGCACAAGGTAATCCCGCCGGGCGTCGAATCGGAATGGGTTTCGGTTGACGGCCAGGTGGTCGAGGCGGCCTGGTATTTCGGTCCGCTGCGAAGAGACGGTTTGGCCGGCAAAACTGCCCTGGTTATCCAGGGATCGAAAGCCCATCGCTTGGCCGCCGATCCGAGGCCCAGGCTGTCGGTCGGACCGCTGGGCCGGTTCCTTTACGAACCCGATGGCGCTGTCATCAGGGCCAGCTTGATCGAACAAGCCGCCAGCCGGGCCGGTTTGACGGCCAACTTGCTGGCCCCTCGGATCGCCTACATCACGGCGGAGGAGAAGGTCGACTCGGCCTTTTTCCGCGGCTATGAGGTGCAAGACAGTTTTCCGTTCCAGCTAAAGGCGCTGCGCCAATACCTGCGGGCCCGCGACATTGGCCAACTCACTATCAAGAAACGCGGCA of the Micrococcales bacterium genome contains:
- a CDS encoding carbohydrate kinase, whose protein sequence is MTALVLGDALIDLVPATKQGGAVKALPGGSPLNVAVGLGRLGRPTYLGAWIGPDPHGQLIKDHLAQSGVGLLPGSTKAPRTSTAQVELDPDGQASYRFDFAWSMPAIPTALRPRVIHTGSMGATERPGATQVLDLFSANPAGSTLSFDPNIRPAIMGPADQLRPRIEAMVELADLVKASDEDLAYLYPELDPVAAAKRWATAGPALVCLTEGAGGARLWTASGAEIAQPAPATEVVDTVGAGDSFTAGLLDQLWHLGLLGRAHRSQLRHISAEAAAKALDHASQAAAVTVSRAGADPPWSRELG
- a CDS encoding class I SAM-dependent methyltransferase, encoding MRLADAEALASPPGRLLLASLPEYQADLAVKISDGLRARGIDPGLVAAALTQSRLRAKAQAKFGDFANNLLFTDTGLQQATRLNVAAHRAGRYRAAGAEVVVDLCCGIGADSLAMAVLGLSVRAYERDPVTARLARANLSGFEDCSVSCGDGMAADLAGVEAVFADPARRRGAGQGQGRVFDPAAYSPALDQVLALALDRDLALGVKLSPGLPHKVIPPGVESEWVSVDGQVVEAAWYFGPLRRDGLAGKTALVIQGSKAHRLAADPRPRLSVGPLGRFLYEPDGAVIRASLIEQAASRAGLTANLLAPRIAYITAEEKVDSAFFRGYEVQDSFPFQLKALRQYLRARDIGQLTIKKRGTAVEPAQLRRRLDLRGDQAATLVLTRLSQRQSVLVVKPLDTTDQPKERP
- the groES gene encoding co-chaperone GroES; this translates as MSVSIQPLEDRIVVRPVEAETTTASGLVIPDTAKEKPQQGEVVAVGPGRFDDNGNRVPVDVSVDDRVIYSKYGGTEVTIDGDDYLILSARDVLAKIG